A genomic stretch from Carbonactinospora thermoautotrophica includes:
- a CDS encoding LLM class flavin-dependent oxidoreductase encodes MTLTFHWFLPTYGDSRHIVGGGHGAPTGTAGGIRPATLAYLGQIARSAEQLGFDAVLTPTGAWCEDAWLTTAMLAQVTERLRFLVAFRPGLVSPTLAAQMAATFQRHAPGRLLLNVVTGGEAHEQRMYGDFLDKAARYAQTGEFLHVVRALWRGEQVDFSGRHVRVEGARLARVPDPVPVVYFGGSSAAAGDVAARYADVYLTWGEPPPQVAEKLAWIRGLAAAQGRTLRFGIRLHVITRDTVEQAWAEARRLLDALDPAVVERIQAALRRSESEGQRRMLALHNGSPANLEVYPNLWAGVGLVRGGAGTALVGSHTEVAERIIEYANLGISEFILSGYPHLEEAYWFGEGVLPILRERGLWRHPGGDPPEEPLAVPFASFATAT; translated from the coding sequence ATGACCCTCACGTTCCACTGGTTCCTGCCCACCTACGGAGACAGCCGGCACATCGTCGGCGGCGGTCACGGAGCGCCCACCGGCACCGCGGGCGGCATCCGCCCGGCCACGCTGGCCTATCTCGGGCAGATCGCCCGCAGCGCCGAGCAGCTCGGGTTCGACGCGGTGCTCACGCCCACCGGCGCCTGGTGCGAGGACGCCTGGCTGACTACGGCGATGCTGGCGCAGGTGACCGAGCGGCTGCGGTTCCTGGTCGCGTTCCGCCCGGGGCTGGTGTCGCCGACGCTCGCCGCCCAGATGGCCGCGACGTTCCAGCGCCACGCCCCGGGGCGGCTGCTGCTCAACGTCGTCACCGGTGGGGAGGCGCACGAGCAGCGCATGTACGGCGACTTCCTGGACAAGGCCGCCCGATACGCGCAGACAGGGGAGTTCCTGCACGTCGTGCGCGCACTGTGGCGGGGGGAGCAGGTCGACTTCAGCGGACGGCACGTGCGCGTGGAGGGCGCCCGCCTGGCCCGCGTGCCCGACCCGGTGCCCGTGGTGTACTTCGGCGGCTCCTCGGCGGCGGCCGGCGACGTCGCCGCCCGGTACGCCGACGTGTACCTCACCTGGGGGGAGCCGCCTCCTCAGGTGGCCGAGAAGCTCGCCTGGATCCGCGGCCTCGCCGCGGCCCAGGGCCGCACCCTGCGGTTCGGCATCCGGCTGCACGTCATCACCCGGGACACCGTCGAGCAGGCCTGGGCGGAAGCGCGACGCCTGCTCGACGCGCTGGACCCGGCCGTCGTCGAGCGCATCCAGGCCGCGCTGCGTCGCAGCGAGTCGGAAGGCCAACGCCGCATGCTCGCCCTGCACAACGGCTCCCCCGCGAACCTGGAGGTGTACCCGAACCTGTGGGCCGGCGTGGGCCTGGTCCGCGGCGGGGCCGGGACCGCGCTGGTCGGCAGCCACACCGAGGTCGCCGAGCGGATCATCGAGTACGCGAACCTCGGCATCAGCGAGTTCATCCTGTCCGGCTATCCACACCTGGAGGAGGCGTACTGGTTCGGCGAGGGCGTCCTGCCGATTCTGCGCGAGCGCGGCCTGTGGCGGCACCCCGGCGGCGACCCCCCGGAGGAGCCGCTGGCGGTGCCCTTCGCCAGCTTCGCCACCGCGACCTGA
- the ssuE gene encoding NADPH-dependent FMN reductase: MARILLLSGSPSASSRTRRVLDHVAARLAGHTVRTISARDLPPGPLLAADTAHPAIAELVAAVDDADGLVVASPVYKAAYTGLLKAALDLLPQYALAGKVVLPLATGGTTAHVLAIDYALRPVLTSLGARHVVQGYFLLDQLITVAVDETGRERVVIDPQAEAALSEVVDGFLAALRNAVPDTPLARVS; the protein is encoded by the coding sequence ATGGCACGTATCCTCCTGCTCTCCGGTAGCCCGTCCGCCTCGTCCCGCACCCGGCGGGTCCTCGATCACGTCGCGGCGCGTCTTGCCGGGCACACCGTCCGCACGATCTCGGCGCGCGACCTGCCGCCCGGCCCGCTGCTGGCCGCCGACACCGCACACCCCGCCATCGCCGAACTGGTCGCGGCGGTGGACGACGCCGACGGTCTGGTCGTCGCTTCGCCGGTGTACAAGGCGGCGTACACCGGCCTGCTCAAGGCGGCCCTGGACCTGCTGCCGCAGTACGCGCTCGCCGGCAAGGTCGTGCTGCCGCTCGCCACCGGCGGCACCACCGCGCACGTGCTCGCCATCGACTACGCCCTGCGCCCGGTGCTGACCTCGCTCGGCGCCCGGCACGTGGTGCAGGGTTACTTCCTGCTCGACCAGCTGATCACCGTCGCGGTGGACGAGACGGGCCGCGAGCGCGTCGTGATCGACCCCCAGGCCGAGGCCGCCCTGTCCGAGGTCGTCGACGGGTTCCTCGCCGCGCTGCGCAACGCCGTCCCGGACACCCCGCTCGCCCGGGTCTCCTGA
- a CDS encoding SfnB family sulfur acquisition oxidoreductase: MTVLSAPGAGRRLAYVITSDAEALDVARALAAEFAPDAGARDAERRLPRAELDRLSASGLLGITVPREHGGADVSTATVTEVFRLLAVADPNIAQIPQSHFVYVNVLREQGTPEQQAFFFAEVLAGRRFGNAQSEAGTRHVQDIRTRLVADGAGGYVLSGLKHYCTGALFADWIPVLARGEDENLYVAYVPADAPGVSVLDDWEGMGQRTTASGTVRLDEVRVPAAHVVPHHLTFTRPQLHGALAQILHAAIDTGIARAALQDAAEFVRTRSRPWFESGCQTAAEDPLVIQRFGELAIRVRAAEALLAEAARAVDAAREHLTDDSAAAASIAVATAKAFVDPVAVELGSAVFEVSGTRSSLDGLNLHRHWRNARTHTLHDPVRWKVQHIGRYVLNGTRPPRHGLL, from the coding sequence GTGACCGTCCTATCCGCACCGGGCGCCGGACGTCGCCTCGCCTACGTCATCACCAGCGACGCCGAAGCCCTCGACGTCGCCCGGGCGCTCGCCGCCGAGTTCGCCCCGGACGCGGGCGCCCGCGACGCCGAGCGGCGGTTGCCACGCGCCGAACTGGACCGGCTCTCGGCCAGCGGCCTGCTCGGCATCACCGTCCCCCGCGAGCACGGCGGCGCCGACGTGTCCACCGCCACGGTGACCGAGGTGTTCCGCCTGCTCGCGGTGGCCGATCCGAACATCGCGCAGATCCCGCAGAGCCACTTCGTCTACGTCAACGTGCTGCGCGAGCAGGGCACGCCGGAACAGCAGGCGTTCTTCTTCGCCGAGGTGCTCGCCGGCCGGCGGTTCGGCAACGCCCAGTCGGAGGCCGGCACCCGGCACGTGCAGGACATCCGCACCCGGCTGGTCGCCGACGGCGCGGGCGGGTACGTCCTGTCGGGCCTCAAGCACTACTGCACGGGCGCTCTGTTCGCCGACTGGATCCCGGTGCTCGCCCGTGGGGAGGACGAGAACCTGTACGTCGCGTACGTCCCGGCGGACGCGCCCGGCGTCAGCGTGCTCGACGACTGGGAGGGGATGGGCCAGCGGACGACCGCCAGCGGCACGGTACGCCTGGACGAGGTCCGCGTGCCGGCCGCGCACGTGGTACCGCACCACCTGACGTTCACCCGCCCGCAACTGCACGGCGCGCTCGCCCAGATCCTGCACGCCGCCATCGACACCGGCATCGCGCGCGCGGCGCTGCAGGACGCGGCGGAGTTCGTCCGCACGCGCAGCCGGCCCTGGTTCGAGAGCGGGTGCCAGACGGCCGCCGAGGATCCCCTGGTCATCCAGCGGTTCGGCGAACTGGCGATCCGGGTGCGCGCGGCAGAAGCCCTGCTCGCGGAGGCGGCCCGCGCCGTGGACGCCGCCCGGGAGCACCTCACCGACGACTCCGCCGCGGCCGCCTCGATCGCGGTGGCGACGGCCAAGGCGTTCGTCGATCCGGTCGCCGTCGAGCTGGGCAGCGCCGTGTTCGAGGTGTCCGGCACCCGCTCCAGCCTCGACGGGCTGAACCTGCACCGGCACTGGCGCAACGCGCGCACCCACACCCTGCACGACCCGGTCCGCTGGAAGGTGCAGCACATCGGCCGCTACGTGCTCAACGGCACCCGTCCGCCCCGTCACGGCCTGCTGTGA
- a CDS encoding acyl-CoA dehydrogenase family protein, whose protein sequence is MTITTDRSWETASRPDTPEGWVRRAEEVAAVLASDAVQRDQANEAPFAEVALLKRSGLVTLLGPPEHGGGGADWVTAYRVTREIAKADGSIGQLLGYHYLWNWLPRFWGTREQWERLEAEAAREQWLFGGAVNPRDDDLVVRDAGDHLVFNGRKSFSTGGRVTDVIVLEGVLEGTEDHVFAIVPSDSPGVVRNSDWDNIGQRLSESGSVELHDVRAEWKNALGYVDKKFQPRVYNTLTTPAIQLVFVNLYLGIAQGALQTAVAYTRTKTRAWLHGVTDDPLDDPYILATYGDLASELYALEALVDKAGEEIQRVHDDPDALTERRRGEVAVLIAAAKIRSTRVALDVTSRIFEVTGARSTASALGLDRFWRNVRTHTLHDPVAYKLRELGVYVLRDEIPQPTWYS, encoded by the coding sequence GTGACCATCACCACTGACCGGTCCTGGGAGACCGCGTCGAGGCCTGACACGCCCGAGGGCTGGGTGCGCCGCGCCGAGGAGGTGGCGGCCGTGCTGGCCAGCGACGCGGTCCAGCGGGATCAGGCGAACGAGGCGCCGTTCGCCGAGGTCGCCCTGCTCAAGCGGTCCGGCCTGGTCACCCTGCTCGGCCCGCCGGAGCACGGCGGCGGGGGAGCGGACTGGGTGACGGCCTACCGGGTCACCCGTGAGATCGCCAAGGCCGACGGCTCGATCGGCCAGCTCCTGGGCTACCACTACCTGTGGAACTGGCTGCCCAGGTTCTGGGGCACGCGCGAGCAGTGGGAGCGGCTGGAGGCCGAGGCAGCGCGCGAGCAGTGGCTGTTCGGCGGTGCGGTGAACCCGCGCGACGACGACCTCGTCGTCCGCGACGCCGGCGACCACCTGGTGTTCAACGGGCGCAAGTCCTTCTCCACCGGCGGGCGGGTCACCGACGTCATAGTGCTCGAAGGCGTGCTGGAGGGCACCGAGGACCACGTGTTCGCGATCGTGCCGTCAGACTCCCCGGGCGTGGTGCGCAACAGCGACTGGGACAACATCGGTCAGCGGCTGAGCGAGAGCGGCAGCGTCGAGCTGCACGACGTGCGCGCGGAGTGGAAGAACGCGCTCGGCTACGTCGACAAGAAGTTCCAGCCGCGCGTCTACAACACCCTCACCACGCCGGCCATCCAGCTCGTCTTCGTCAACCTCTACCTCGGCATCGCCCAGGGCGCCCTGCAGACCGCGGTCGCCTACACCCGCACCAAGACGCGCGCCTGGCTGCACGGGGTGACCGACGACCCGCTGGACGACCCGTACATCCTCGCCACCTACGGCGACCTGGCCTCGGAGCTGTACGCGCTGGAGGCGCTGGTCGACAAGGCGGGGGAGGAGATCCAGCGCGTCCACGACGATCCCGACGCGCTCACCGAGCGGCGCCGCGGCGAGGTCGCCGTCCTGATCGCCGCCGCGAAGATCCGCTCCACCCGGGTCGCCCTCGACGTGACCAGCCGCATCTTCGAGGTGACCGGTGCGCGGTCCACCGCCTCGGCCCTGGGACTGGACCGGTTCTGGCGCAACGTGCGCACCCACACCCTGCACGACCCGGTCGCGTACAAGCTGCGCGAGCTCGGGGTGTACGTGCTGCGCGACGAGATCCCGCAACCGACCTGGTACTCCTGA
- the sfnG gene encoding dimethylsulfone monooxygenase SfnG, giving the protein MSRFADPEPLKFAYWVPNVSGGLVVSKIEQRTDWSYDYNKRLAVLAENSGFEYALAQVRYTASYGAEYQHESTSFSLALLLATKRLKVIAAVHPGLWHPGVLAKLGATVDHLSGGRFAVNVVSGWFKGEFTALGEPWLEHDERYRRAEEFIRALRAIWTEDSAELAGDFYRIRGFSLKPKPVQRPHPEIFQGGNSTAARRMAGRVSDWYFMNGNSFEGVREQVEQVSTVAAAHGRRVRFGLNGFVIARDTEAEARETLREIIAKADVQAVNDFGEAVRQAGRSTSDGKGMWQDSEFADLVQYNDGFRTGLIGTPEQVATRIVEYKKLGVNLMLLGFLHYLEDVEYFGKRVLPIVRELEAANRPAVASVSS; this is encoded by the coding sequence GTGTCTCGATTCGCCGATCCGGAACCGTTGAAATTCGCGTACTGGGTCCCGAACGTCAGTGGCGGGCTCGTGGTCAGCAAGATCGAGCAGCGCACCGACTGGAGTTACGACTACAACAAGCGCCTGGCCGTGCTCGCCGAGAACAGCGGCTTCGAGTACGCGTTGGCCCAGGTCCGCTACACCGCCAGCTACGGCGCGGAGTACCAGCACGAGTCGACCAGCTTCAGCCTGGCCTTGCTGCTCGCGACGAAGCGGCTGAAGGTGATCGCCGCGGTGCACCCCGGCCTGTGGCACCCGGGGGTGCTGGCCAAGCTAGGCGCCACCGTCGACCACCTGTCCGGCGGCCGGTTCGCGGTCAACGTGGTGAGCGGCTGGTTCAAAGGCGAGTTCACCGCGCTGGGCGAGCCGTGGCTGGAGCACGACGAGCGGTACCGCCGGGCGGAGGAGTTCATCCGCGCGCTGCGCGCGATCTGGACCGAGGACAGCGCCGAGCTGGCCGGCGACTTCTACCGCATCCGCGGCTTCAGCCTGAAGCCCAAGCCGGTGCAGCGGCCGCACCCGGAGATCTTCCAGGGCGGTAACTCCACCGCCGCGCGGCGGATGGCCGGCCGGGTGTCCGACTGGTACTTCATGAACGGCAACAGCTTCGAGGGCGTCCGTGAGCAGGTCGAGCAGGTCTCGACCGTCGCGGCCGCGCACGGGCGGCGCGTGCGCTTCGGGCTCAACGGGTTCGTCATCGCCCGGGACACCGAGGCCGAGGCCCGTGAGACGCTGCGCGAGATCATCGCCAAGGCTGACGTCCAGGCGGTGAACGACTTCGGCGAGGCGGTGCGGCAGGCCGGCCGGTCCACGTCGGACGGCAAGGGCATGTGGCAGGACTCCGAGTTCGCCGACCTCGTCCAGTACAACGACGGGTTCCGCACCGGGCTGATCGGCACGCCGGAGCAGGTGGCCACGCGGATCGTCGAGTACAAGAAGCTCGGCGTGAACCTGATGCTGCTCGGCTTCCTGCACTACCTGGAGGACGTCGAGTACTTCGGCAAGCGGGTCCTGCCGATCGTGCGCGAACTCGAGGCCGCCAACCGGCCCGCGGTGGCTTCCGTGTCCTCCTGA
- a CDS encoding alpha/beta fold hydrolase, whose product MARISPVTGHYVTIDVQGGEYKVFFLENGTGRPLVCQHTAGCHNHQWRDLLEDEDITSRYRVIAYDLARHGKSDPPLNKEWWKEEYLLTADFYTDFIVAFCDALELDQPVFMGSSFGGNVALQLALRYPDRFAAVIPVEASGYSPGFFLDWWQHPQVNAAQVCASGVWDLMAPQSPERDRWLTWFYYTQGSEAFRGDLYFYSVDHDLRDRLGEIDGERCPVVMLTGEYDYLTTPEDGRRTASQIKGAEFIEMEGIGHFPMSENYPVFKRYLQDALERIENRMRARVS is encoded by the coding sequence ATGGCACGGATTTCCCCGGTCACCGGGCACTACGTGACGATCGACGTCCAGGGGGGCGAGTACAAGGTCTTCTTCCTGGAGAACGGGACCGGCCGGCCGCTCGTCTGCCAGCACACCGCCGGGTGCCACAACCACCAGTGGCGTGACCTGCTCGAGGACGAGGACATCACCAGCCGCTATCGCGTCATCGCCTACGACCTCGCCCGGCACGGCAAGTCGGACCCGCCGCTCAACAAGGAGTGGTGGAAGGAGGAGTACCTGCTCACCGCCGACTTCTACACCGACTTCATCGTCGCCTTCTGCGACGCTCTCGAACTGGATCAGCCGGTCTTCATGGGCTCGTCGTTCGGCGGGAACGTCGCGTTGCAGCTCGCCCTGCGCTACCCGGACCGCTTCGCCGCCGTGATCCCGGTCGAGGCCTCCGGCTACTCCCCGGGGTTCTTCCTTGACTGGTGGCAGCACCCGCAGGTCAACGCGGCCCAGGTGTGCGCGAGCGGGGTCTGGGATCTGATGGCCCCGCAGTCGCCGGAGCGGGACCGCTGGCTGACCTGGTTCTACTACACGCAGGGGTCGGAGGCCTTCCGCGGCGACCTGTACTTCTACTCCGTCGACCACGACCTGCGGGACCGGCTCGGGGAGATCGACGGCGAGCGGTGCCCGGTGGTCATGCTCACTGGTGAGTACGACTACCTGACCACGCCCGAGGACGGCCGGCGCACGGCGTCGCAGATCAAGGGCGCGGAGTTCATCGAGATGGAGGGCATCGGCCACTTCCCGATGAGCGAGAACTATCCGGTCTTCAAGCGGTACCTGCAGGATGCGCTGGAGCGCATCGAGAACCGGATGCGGGCGCGTGTGTCCTGA
- a CDS encoding sigma-70 family RNA polymerase sigma factor, whose product MARTRHRAEPHEPYDEPDLVHQYLTQIGSTPLLSAEEEIELAKRIEAGVYAAELLREADAGERHLSAEQRRELEIVARDGELAKDHMIRANLRLVVAAARRYVHRGLPFLDVIQEGNLGLIRAVEKFDYTKGYKFSTYAMWWIRQAIERGLAQQARTVRLPTHVVEELLKLGRVERELQLRLGREPTVEEVAADAKMPVEKVMELRQVARDAVSLDTPVGEEGDTVVGDLIEDTEVLQATDVVEFRELAEELRALIDTLPPREAMIITLRYGLHNGRPYTLQEIADRLGLTRERVRQLEKEALAKLRNPERYRPILAWAG is encoded by the coding sequence ATGGCGAGGACCCGGCACCGCGCCGAGCCGCACGAGCCCTATGACGAGCCCGACCTGGTGCACCAGTACCTGACGCAGATCGGGTCCACCCCGTTGCTCAGCGCGGAGGAGGAGATCGAGCTGGCCAAGCGCATCGAGGCCGGCGTGTACGCGGCTGAGCTGCTGCGCGAGGCCGACGCCGGCGAGCGCCATCTCTCCGCGGAACAGCGGCGGGAGCTGGAGATAGTGGCCCGCGACGGGGAACTCGCCAAGGATCACATGATCCGGGCCAACCTTCGGCTCGTGGTGGCGGCGGCCCGCAGGTACGTCCATCGTGGCCTGCCGTTCCTGGACGTCATCCAGGAGGGGAACCTGGGGTTGATCCGGGCGGTGGAGAAGTTCGACTACACCAAGGGCTACAAGTTCTCCACCTACGCGATGTGGTGGATCCGGCAGGCGATCGAACGTGGGCTGGCCCAGCAGGCCCGCACGGTTCGGCTGCCCACGCACGTCGTGGAGGAACTGCTCAAGCTGGGCCGGGTCGAGCGTGAGCTCCAGCTGCGCCTGGGCCGCGAGCCGACGGTGGAGGAGGTGGCCGCGGACGCCAAGATGCCGGTCGAGAAGGTCATGGAGTTGCGCCAGGTGGCCCGGGACGCGGTCAGCCTCGACACCCCCGTCGGGGAGGAGGGCGACACCGTGGTCGGTGATCTGATCGAGGACACCGAGGTGTTGCAGGCCACGGATGTCGTGGAGTTCCGCGAGCTCGCCGAGGAGCTGCGGGCGTTGATCGACACCCTGCCGCCCCGGGAGGCGATGATCATCACTCTGCGGTACGGCCTGCACAACGGGCGGCCGTACACGCTGCAGGAGATCGCAGACCGGCTGGGGCTGACCCGGGAGCGGGTGCGGCAACTGGAGAAGGAGGCGCTGGCGAAGCTGCGGAACCCTGAGCGGTACCGGCCCATCCTCGCCTGGGCGGGCTGA
- a CDS encoding TFIIB-type zinc ribbon-containing protein, translating into MQCPKCHGVMRTYNRSGVHIEQCDSCRGIFLDYGELETLTQLEAQWAQQAPPPPHSGPVPPAWGAPHHGHYGHHGHYRGLSRLFFSS; encoded by the coding sequence ATGCAGTGCCCGAAGTGCCACGGCGTGATGCGGACCTACAACCGCAGCGGGGTCCACATCGAGCAGTGCGACTCGTGTCGCGGGATCTTCCTTGACTACGGCGAGCTGGAAACCCTGACCCAGCTCGAGGCGCAGTGGGCGCAGCAGGCGCCGCCGCCGCCACACAGCGGTCCCGTCCCCCCGGCGTGGGGCGCGCCGCACCACGGCCACTACGGCCACCACGGCCACTACAGGGGTCTCAGCAGGTTGTTCTTCTCCTCCTGA
- a CDS encoding phosphotransferase family protein, whose amino-acid sequence MSLQDDEGGLVTVLAGVGKLVAGADGGPVVLSDRPDVLVVRVGDVVVKAHPPGTDAAALAARLRVAVAPRLGDILLPPLAVPSTTVPFPRGPRPGDAGGGCALFVRVRDRLVTVWPAGEPVNPEEPHAAPWEEAARLLARLHSVPVSAVAGPGALPPTGGPGRVARAMARLRIADGTPAAAEVCRAFARLPPWARGAAPPAAGALVHGDWHLGQLVRWPAGPGGAGGWRLIDVDDLGVGDPAWDLARPAGWYAAGLLPPEVWQRFLSAYRASGGRAVPPHGDPWPVLDVPARALVIQAAALGVAAAAREGRPLDDVEEALVEACRRITRTSAAC is encoded by the coding sequence ATGAGCTTGCAGGATGACGAGGGCGGGCTGGTGACCGTCCTGGCCGGGGTCGGGAAGCTGGTGGCGGGCGCTGACGGCGGGCCGGTGGTCCTGTCGGACCGTCCGGACGTGCTGGTCGTACGGGTCGGGGACGTAGTGGTCAAGGCGCACCCGCCAGGCACCGACGCGGCGGCGCTGGCCGCACGGCTGCGTGTCGCGGTCGCCCCGCGGCTCGGCGACATCCTGCTTCCCCCGTTGGCGGTCCCGTCGACGACCGTGCCGTTTCCACGCGGCCCGCGCCCCGGTGACGCGGGGGGCGGCTGCGCGTTGTTCGTACGGGTGCGGGACCGGCTGGTCACGGTCTGGCCGGCCGGGGAGCCGGTGAACCCGGAGGAACCACACGCCGCCCCGTGGGAGGAAGCCGCGCGGTTGCTCGCGCGCTTGCACTCCGTCCCGGTGTCCGCGGTCGCCGGGCCGGGCGCGCTGCCCCCGACGGGCGGGCCCGGCCGGGTGGCGCGCGCGATGGCCCGGCTCCGGATCGCCGACGGTACGCCCGCGGCGGCCGAGGTCTGCCGGGCGTTCGCCCGGCTGCCGCCCTGGGCGCGGGGCGCGGCGCCGCCCGCCGCCGGGGCCCTGGTGCACGGCGACTGGCACCTCGGGCAGCTCGTCCGCTGGCCGGCCGGGCCGGGAGGCGCCGGCGGCTGGCGCCTGATCGACGTCGACGACCTGGGGGTGGGCGACCCGGCTTGGGACCTCGCGCGGCCGGCCGGGTGGTACGCCGCCGGGTTGCTGCCGCCCGAGGTGTGGCAGCGGTTCCTGTCGGCCTATCGTGCTTCGGGCGGCCGCGCCGTGCCGCCGCACGGTGACCCCTGGCCGGTGCTGGACGTGCCGGCCAGGGCCCTGGTCATCCAGGCGGCGGCGTTGGGGGTGGCTGCTGCCGCCCGCGAGGGCCGTCCTCTCGACGACGTCGAGGAGGCTCTCGTCGAGGCATGCCGCAGAATCACCCGTACCAGCGCGGCGTGCTGA
- a CDS encoding GNAT family N-acetyltransferase produces the protein MTALFRNPFRTRVPYRKSDIPWTARRSSPWLREIIEVAVLFLAAGTTHLFASFLGHHTYGPVVLIGLGAAVIAGSVVRAWWVGRHGHAAHHAPHLEARRGAGSARQVEVRPAQPPATESREEDEQVLWRIRTTVQDTPGSLAALCSSLADRAVNILALQVHPLADAVVDEFLVGAPPRVTAGELAAAIGSAGGTGTWISRADAHDLVDIPTRMLTLAVRAAEASELPAVLRGLLGECEIRWMPAPADLPQEGEPDGTTMRLPDAEGGVLVVSRPGLPFTPAEFARAHALAEVAIRLGPREPRWTLMLPNGAEVTIRRAGRQDLAAVTAMHRRCSPETLYRRYLAHKREVSQLDSLLSARFGYTLVANTPDGDVVAMANLMWDGSTAELGVLVEDAWQRQGLGTALVRRLIAFAADADIDTVYAIAQPGNTATIRMMQRLGMPLDRRIDNGTLIITVHVAHAAASSAVPRQP, from the coding sequence ATGACCGCACTTTTTCGAAATCCTTTTCGGACCAGAGTTCCCTACCGCAAGTCCGACATCCCGTGGACTGCCCGACGCTCCTCGCCGTGGCTACGGGAGATCATCGAGGTGGCCGTGCTGTTCCTCGCCGCCGGAACCACACACCTGTTCGCGAGCTTTCTGGGACACCATACCTACGGCCCGGTCGTGTTGATCGGGCTGGGGGCGGCAGTGATCGCGGGCTCGGTTGTCCGCGCCTGGTGGGTGGGCCGACACGGTCACGCGGCGCACCACGCCCCCCACCTGGAGGCGCGCCGGGGCGCGGGCAGCGCGCGGCAGGTCGAGGTACGCCCAGCCCAGCCGCCGGCCACGGAATCCCGCGAGGAGGACGAACAGGTTCTGTGGCGCATCCGTACCACGGTCCAGGACACGCCCGGCAGCCTGGCGGCGTTGTGCTCCAGCCTGGCTGACCGCGCCGTCAACATCCTGGCCCTGCAGGTGCACCCGCTCGCCGACGCCGTCGTGGACGAGTTCCTCGTCGGCGCGCCGCCGCGGGTCACCGCCGGGGAGCTGGCCGCCGCGATCGGCTCCGCCGGCGGGACCGGCACGTGGATCAGCCGGGCCGACGCGCACGACCTCGTCGACATCCCCACGCGGATGCTCACCTTGGCCGTTCGGGCCGCCGAGGCCAGCGAACTCCCCGCCGTCCTGCGTGGCCTGCTCGGCGAATGCGAGATCCGCTGGATGCCCGCACCGGCCGACCTGCCGCAGGAAGGCGAGCCGGACGGCACGACGATGCGCCTGCCTGACGCGGAGGGCGGGGTGCTCGTCGTCTCCCGCCCCGGCCTGCCGTTCACGCCCGCGGAGTTCGCCCGCGCCCACGCGCTGGCCGAAGTGGCCATCCGCCTGGGGCCGCGCGAACCGCGATGGACGCTCATGCTGCCGAATGGCGCGGAGGTGACCATCCGCCGCGCCGGTCGGCAGGACCTGGCCGCCGTCACCGCCATGCACCGGCGGTGCTCCCCGGAGACCCTGTACCGCCGGTACCTCGCCCACAAGCGGGAGGTGTCCCAGCTCGACTCCCTGCTCAGCGCGCGCTTCGGGTACACACTGGTCGCCAACACGCCGGACGGCGACGTCGTCGCCATGGCGAACCTGATGTGGGACGGCAGCACCGCCGAGCTCGGCGTGCTCGTGGAAGACGCCTGGCAGCGCCAGGGCCTGGGCACCGCGCTGGTCCGGCGCCTCATCGCGTTCGCCGCGGACGCCGACATCGACACCGTGTACGCCATCGCCCAGCCGGGCAACACTGCCACGATCCGCATGATGCAGCGGCTGGGTATGCCCCTGGACCGCAGGATCGACAACGGCACGCTCATCATCACCGTCCACGTGGCCCACGCCGCCGCGTCCTCGGCTGTTCCGCGCCAGCCCTGA